The Meriones unguiculatus strain TT.TT164.6M chromosome 9, Bangor_MerUng_6.1, whole genome shotgun sequence genome window below encodes:
- the Carmil3 gene encoding capping protein, Arp2/3 and myosin-I linker protein 3 isoform X9 has protein sequence MAKASVELTRELQDSIRRCLSQGAVLQQHRVKLETKPKKFEDRVLALTSWRLHLFPLKVPAKVESSFNVLEIRAFNTLSQNQILVETEHGMVSMRLPSAESVDQVTRHVSSALSKVCPGPGCLIRRGNADTPEGPRDTSPNSETSTSTTHSVCGGFSETYAALCDYNGLHCREEVQWDVDTIYHAEDNREFNLLDFSHLESRDLALMVAALAYNQWFTKLYCKDLRLGSEVLEQVLHTLSKSGSLEELVLDNAGLKTDFVQKLAGVFGENGSCVLHALTLSHNPIEDKGFLSLSQQLLCFPTGLTKLCLAKTAISPRGLQALGQTFGANPAFASSLRYLDLSKNPGLLATDEANALYSFLAQPNALVHLDLSGTDCAVDLLLGALLHGCCSHLTYLNLARNSCSHRKGREAPPAFKQFFSSAYTLSHVNLSATRLPLEALRALLQGLSFNSHLSDLHLDLSSCELRSAGAQALQEQLGAVTCVGSLDLSDNGFDSDLLTLVPALGKNKSLKHLFLGKNFNVKAKTLEEILHKLVQLIQEEDCSLQSLSVADSRLKLRTSILINALGSNTCLAKVDLSGNGMEDIGAKMLSKALQINSSLRTILWDRNNTSALGFLDIARALESNHTLRFMSFPVSDISQAYRSAPERTEDVWQKIQWCLVRNNHSQTCPQEQAFRLQQGLVTSSAEQMLQRLCGRVQEEVRALRLCPLEPVQDELLYARDLIKDAKNSRALFPSLYELGHVLANDGPVRQRLESVASEVSKAVDKELQVILESMVSLTQELCPVAMRVAEGHNKMLSNVAERVTVPRNFIRGALLEQAGQDIQNKLDEVKLSVVTYLTNSIVDEILQELYHSHKSLARHLTQLRTLSDPPGGASQGQDPSSRGRGRNHDHEETDDELGTNIDTMAIKKQKRCRKIRPVSAFISGSPQDMESQLGSLGIPPGWFSGLGGNQPTASGSWEGLSELPTHGYKLRHQTQGRPRPPRTTPPGPGRPCVPVAGPRQENGMATRLDEGLEDFFSRRVMDESSSYPRTLRTMRPGLSETPLPPLQKKRRRGLFHFRRPRSFKGDRGPGSPTAGLLLPPPPPPPPTQESPPSPDPPSLGNNSSPCWSPEEESSLLPGLGGARGSSFCRKMGTERLEAGEGAPAAGTAQQPRAHGAALPGLGRTKGWSFDGKREGTGPDQEDSTQAWQKRRSSDDAGPGAWKPPPPPQSSKPTFSAMRRAEATWHIAEESAPNHSCQSPSPASQDGEEEKEGALFPERMVPPRNAKDPPMGPRPPKPVAVPRGRRAPQVPGGREEAESGSSAAPVINKPRLRLGSQQDQEEPEVQGPSDLGRRTAPLKPKRTRRAQSCDKLEPERRRPPDPTGACAGTSEPGTD, from the exons aTGGCCAAGGCCAGCGTGGAGCTCACCCGCGAGCTGCAAG ACAGCATCCGGAGGTGCCTGAGCCAGGGGGCTGTGCTCCAGCAGCATCGTGTGAAACTGGAGACAAAACCCAAGAAGTTTGAGGACCGAGTGCTG GCTCTGACTTCTTGGCGCCTCCACCTTTTTCCCCTTAAAGTCCCAGCCAAG GTAGAAAGCTCGTTCAATGTCCTGGAGATCCGTGCCTTCAACACACTCAGTCAGAACCAG ATCCTGGTGGAGACTGAGCATGGCATGGTGAGCATGCGGCTGCCTTCGGCTGAGAGTGTGGACCAGGTGACCCGGCACGTGAGCTCTGCCCTCTCCAAGGTCTGCCCTGGCCCTGg GTGTCTGATCCGGCGTGGAAATGCAGACACCCCGGAGGGGCCCCGAGATACATCTCCCAACTCTGAAACATCCACATCTACCACTCACAGTGTGTGTG GTGGCTTCTCCGAGACCTATGCTGCCCTGTGTGACTACAATGGACTACACTGCCGAGAGGAGGTGCAATGG GATGTGGACACCATCTACCATGCTGAGGACAACCGAGAGTTCAATCTTTTGGATTTTAGCCACTTGGAGAGCCG AGACTTGGCCCTAATGGTGGCAGCCCTGGCCTACAACCAGTGGTTCACCAAACTCTACTGCAAAGACTTGAGACTG GGCTCAGAAGTACTAGAACAGGTGCTACATACCCTCAGCAAGTCGGGGAGCCTCGAAGAGCTGGTGCTGGACAATGCTGGGCTTAAGAC GGACTTTGTCCAGAAGCTGGCCGGGGTGTTTGGGGAGAACGGGAGCTGTGTGCTGCATGCGCTCACTCTGTCCCACAACCCCATCGAGGACAAGG GTTTCCTcagcctgagccagcagctcCTCTGCTTCCCTACCGGCCTCACCAAACTGTGCCTGGCCAAGACTGCCATTTCCCCTCGAG GGCTGCAGGCACTGGGCCAGACCTTCGGGGCCAACCCGGCCTTTGCCAGCTCCCTTCGATACCTGGACCTGAGTAAGAACCCTGGGCTGCTTGCCACAGATGAGGCCAAT GCCCTCTATAGTTTCCTGGCCCAACCCAACGCCTTGGTACACCTGGACCTTTCAGGGACTGACTGTGCCGTTGACTTG CTTCTGGGCGCTCTACTTCATGGCTGCTGCTCCCACCTCACCTACCTCAACCTGGCTCGAAACAGCTGCTCCCACAG GAAGGGCCGGGAGGCCCCACCAGCCTTCAAGCAGTTCTTCAGCAGCGCCTACACCCTGAGCCATGTCAACCTGTCAGCCACAAGGCTGCCCCTGGAGGCCCTCAG GGCGCTTCTTCAGGGCCTCTCCTTCAACAGCCACCTCAGCGATCTGCACCTGGACCTTAGCAGCTGTGAG CTCCGCTCTGCAGGAGCCCAGGCCTTGCAGGAGCAGCTGGGGGCTGTCACCTGCGTGGGCAGCCTAGACCTGTCTGACAACG GGTTTGACTCGGACCTCCTGACGCTGGTGCCTGCACTTGGCAAGAACAAGTCCCTCAAGCACCTGTTCCTGGGGAAGAACTTCAATGTCAAGGCCAA GACTCTGGAAGAGATCCTTCATAAGCTGGTGCAGCTGATCCaggaggaggactgt TCCCTGCAGTCGCTGTCCGTGGCAGACTCCAGGCTGAAGCTTCGAACCAGCATCCTCATCAACGCCTTAGGCAGCAACACCTGCCTGGCCAAGGTGGATCTGAGCGGCAATGGCATGGAGGACATCGGGGCCAAGATGCTGTCGAAGGCACTGCAGATAAACTCTTCCCTCAG AACCATCCTGTGGGATCGGAACAATACGTCGGCCCTGGGCTTTCTGGACATCGCAAGGGCCCTGGAGAG CAACCACACCCTACGCTTCATGTCCTTCCCTGTGAGCGACATCTCTCAAGCCTACCGCAGCGCCCCTGAGCGCACAGAGGACGTGTGGCAGAAG ATCCAGTGGTGCCTGGTGAGGAACAACCACTCCCAGACATGCCCTCAGGAGCAAGCCTTCAGGCTGCAGCAGGGCCTGGTGACCAGCAGCGCCGAGCAA ATGCTGCAGCGGCTGTGTGGACGAGTGCAGGAGGAGGTGCGGGCCCTGCGGCTGTGTCCCCTGGAGCCTGTACAGGACGAGCTGCTCTACGCCAGGGACCTCATCAAGGACGCCAAGAACTCCCGAGCG CTCTTTCCCAGCCTCTATGAGCTGGGCCACGTGCTGGCCAATGACGGGCCTGTGCGGCAGAGACTGGAGTCAGTAGCCAGTGAGGTGTCCAAAGCTGTGGACAAGGAGCTTCAG gtgATTCTCGAGTCCATGGTCAGCCTAACGCAGGAATTATGCCCTGTGGCCATGCGGGTGGCAGAGGGGCACAACAAGATGCTGAGCAACGTGGCGGAGCGTGTCACCGTGCCCCGGAACTTCATCCGAGGAGCGCTGCTGGAGCAGGCGGGACAGGACATCCAGAACAAGCTGGA TGAGGTGAAGCTCTCCGTCGTCACCTACTTGACCAACTCCATAGTGGATGAGATCCTACAGGAGCTGTACCACTCCCACAAGAGCCTG GCCCGGCACCTGACCCAGCTAAGGACGCTGTCAGATCCACCAGGAGGGGCAAGCCAGGGGCAGGATCCATCTtcccgaggcagaggcaggaaccatgaCCATGAAGAAACAGATGATGAACTTGGGACCAACATT GACACTATGGCCATCAAAAAGCAGAAACGCTGCCGAAAGATCCGGCCAGTGTCTGCCTTCATCA GTGGAAGCCCCCAGGACATGGAAAGCCAACTGGGGAGCCTGGGGATCCCCCCTGGCTGGTTCTCAGGACTTGGGGGCAACCAGCCCACAGCAAGCGGCTCCTGGGAAGGCCTATCTGAGCTACCCACTCATGGCTATAAACTAAGGCATCAAACACAAGGGAGGCCTCGGCCTCCCAGGACCACCCCACCAGGACCTGGTCGGCCCTGT GTACCAGTAGCTGGGCCTCGGCAGGAGAATGGGATGGCCACCCGCCTAGACGAGGGGCTAGAGGACTTCTTCAGCAGAAGGGTCATGGATGAAAGTTCCAG CTACCCCCGGACTCTGAGAACCATGCGGCCAGGCCTCTCAGAGACCCCACTGCCTCCACTCCAGAAGAAGAGGCGGAGAGGACTGTTCCACTTCCGCCGGCCCCGGAGCTTCAAGGGGGACAGGGGACCGGGGTCCCCCACTGCTggactcctcctccctccacccccacctccacccccaactCAGGAGAGCCCTCCCAGCCCAGACCCCCCAAGCCTTGGCAATAACTCATCTCCTTGCTGGAGCCCAGAGGAGGAGAGCAGCCTCCTTCCTGGACTTGGAGGGGCCCGGGGGTCTTCCTTCTGCAGGAAGATG GGCACAGAGAGGCTGGAGGCAGGGGAGGGAGCCCCAGCCGCTGGCACGGCACAGCAACCAAGGGCACACGGTGCTGCCCTTCCTGGCTTGGGAAGAACCAAAGGTTGGAGCTTTGATGGAAAGCGAGAG GGCACAGGCCCAGACCAGGAGGACAGTACCCAGGCCTGGCAGAAACGACGATCTTCGGATGATGCAG GGCCTGGAGCCTGgaagccacccccacccccacaaagcTCCAAGCCAACCTTCAGCGCTATGCGCCGAGCAGAGGCCACATGGCACATAG CTGAGGAGAGTGCCCCCAACCACAGCTGCCAAAGCCCTAGCCCAGCTTCCCaggatggagaagaggaaaaggagggagccTTATTCCCAGAGAGGATGGTGCCACCTAGGAATGCCAAG GACCCCCCCATGGGTCCACGCCCCCCTAAGCCAGTGGCTGTGCCCAGGGGCCGCAGGGCCCCCCAGGTGCCGGGAGGCAGGGAAGAGGCTGAGAGTGGCAGCAGCGCTGCCCCAGTCATCAACAAGCCGAGGCTGAGACTGGGCTCCCAGCAAGACCAAGAGGAGCCGGAAGTACAAG GACCCTCTGATCTGGGCCGCCGAACAGCCCCCCTGAAACCCAAGAGAACGAGGCGAGCACAGTCCTGTGACAAACTGGAACCGGAGAGAAGACGACCGCCTGACCCCACAGGGGCCTGTG CAGGAACCAGTGAACCGGGAACAGACTGA
- the Carmil3 gene encoding capping protein, Arp2/3 and myosin-I linker protein 3 isoform X4 — MAKASVELTRELQDSIRRCLSQGAVLQQHRVKLETKPKKFEDRVLALTSWRLHLFPLKVPAKVESSFNVLEIRAFNTLSQNQILVETEHGMVSMRLPSAESVDQVTRHVSSALSKVCPGPGCLIRRGNADTPEGPRDTSPNSETSTSTTHSVCGGFSETYAALCDYNGLHCREEVQWDVDTIYHAEDNREFNLLDFSHLESRDLALMVAALAYNQWFTKLYCKDLRLGSEVLEQVLHTLSKSGSLEELVLDNAGLKTDFVQKLAGVFGENGSCVLHALTLSHNPIEDKGFLSLSQQLLCFPTGLTKLCLAKTAISPRGLQALGQTFGANPAFASSLRYLDLSKNPGLLATDEANALYSFLAQPNALVHLDLSGTDCAVDLLLGALLHGCCSHLTYLNLARNSCSHRKGREAPPAFKQFFSSAYTLSHVNLSATRLPLEALRALLQGLSFNSHLSDLHLDLSSCELRSAGAQALQEQLGAVTCVGSLDLSDNGFDSDLLTLVPALGKNKSLKHLFLGKNFNVKAKTLEEILHKLVQLIQEEDCSLQSLSVADSRLKLRTSILINALGSNTCLAKVDLSGNGMEDIGAKMLSKALQINSSLRTILWDRNNTSALGFLDIARALESNHTLRFMSFPVSDISQAYRSAPERTEDVWQKIQWCLVRNNHSQTCPQEQAFRLQQGLVTSSAEQMLQRLCGRVQEEVRALRLCPLEPVQDELLYARDLIKDAKNSRALFPSLYELGHVLANDGPVRQRLESVASEVSKAVDKELQVILESMVSLTQELCPVAMRVAEGHNKMLSNVAERVTVPRNFIRGALLEQAGQDIQNKLDEVKLSVVTYLTNSIVDEILQELYHSHKSLARHLTQLRTLSDPPGGASQGQDPSSRGRGRNHDHEETDDELGTNIDTMAIKKQKRCRKIRPVSAFISGSPQDMESQLGSLGIPPGWFSGLGGNQPTASGSWEGLSELPTHGYKLRHQTQGRPRPPRTTPPGPGRPCQVPVAGPRQENGMATRLDEGLEDFFSRRVMDESSSYPRTLRTMRPGLSETPLPPLQKKRRRGLFHFRRPRSFKGDRGPGSPTAGLLLPPPPPPPPTQESPPSPDPPSLGNNSSPCWSPEEESSLLPGLGGARGSSFCRKMGTERLEAGEGAPAAGTAQQPRAHGAALPGLGRTKGWSFDGKREGTGPDQEDSTQAWQKRRSSDDAGPGAWKPPPPPQSSKPTFSAMRRAEATWHIASPVCYLPAEESAPNHSCQSPSPASQDGEEEKEGALFPERMVPPRNAKDPPMGPRPPKPVAVPRGRRAPQVPGGREEAESGSSAAPVINKPRLRLGSQQDQEEPEVQGPSDLGRRTAPLKPKRTRRAQSCDKLEPERRRPPDPTGACAGTSEPGTD, encoded by the exons aTGGCCAAGGCCAGCGTGGAGCTCACCCGCGAGCTGCAAG ACAGCATCCGGAGGTGCCTGAGCCAGGGGGCTGTGCTCCAGCAGCATCGTGTGAAACTGGAGACAAAACCCAAGAAGTTTGAGGACCGAGTGCTG GCTCTGACTTCTTGGCGCCTCCACCTTTTTCCCCTTAAAGTCCCAGCCAAG GTAGAAAGCTCGTTCAATGTCCTGGAGATCCGTGCCTTCAACACACTCAGTCAGAACCAG ATCCTGGTGGAGACTGAGCATGGCATGGTGAGCATGCGGCTGCCTTCGGCTGAGAGTGTGGACCAGGTGACCCGGCACGTGAGCTCTGCCCTCTCCAAGGTCTGCCCTGGCCCTGg GTGTCTGATCCGGCGTGGAAATGCAGACACCCCGGAGGGGCCCCGAGATACATCTCCCAACTCTGAAACATCCACATCTACCACTCACAGTGTGTGTG GTGGCTTCTCCGAGACCTATGCTGCCCTGTGTGACTACAATGGACTACACTGCCGAGAGGAGGTGCAATGG GATGTGGACACCATCTACCATGCTGAGGACAACCGAGAGTTCAATCTTTTGGATTTTAGCCACTTGGAGAGCCG AGACTTGGCCCTAATGGTGGCAGCCCTGGCCTACAACCAGTGGTTCACCAAACTCTACTGCAAAGACTTGAGACTG GGCTCAGAAGTACTAGAACAGGTGCTACATACCCTCAGCAAGTCGGGGAGCCTCGAAGAGCTGGTGCTGGACAATGCTGGGCTTAAGAC GGACTTTGTCCAGAAGCTGGCCGGGGTGTTTGGGGAGAACGGGAGCTGTGTGCTGCATGCGCTCACTCTGTCCCACAACCCCATCGAGGACAAGG GTTTCCTcagcctgagccagcagctcCTCTGCTTCCCTACCGGCCTCACCAAACTGTGCCTGGCCAAGACTGCCATTTCCCCTCGAG GGCTGCAGGCACTGGGCCAGACCTTCGGGGCCAACCCGGCCTTTGCCAGCTCCCTTCGATACCTGGACCTGAGTAAGAACCCTGGGCTGCTTGCCACAGATGAGGCCAAT GCCCTCTATAGTTTCCTGGCCCAACCCAACGCCTTGGTACACCTGGACCTTTCAGGGACTGACTGTGCCGTTGACTTG CTTCTGGGCGCTCTACTTCATGGCTGCTGCTCCCACCTCACCTACCTCAACCTGGCTCGAAACAGCTGCTCCCACAG GAAGGGCCGGGAGGCCCCACCAGCCTTCAAGCAGTTCTTCAGCAGCGCCTACACCCTGAGCCATGTCAACCTGTCAGCCACAAGGCTGCCCCTGGAGGCCCTCAG GGCGCTTCTTCAGGGCCTCTCCTTCAACAGCCACCTCAGCGATCTGCACCTGGACCTTAGCAGCTGTGAG CTCCGCTCTGCAGGAGCCCAGGCCTTGCAGGAGCAGCTGGGGGCTGTCACCTGCGTGGGCAGCCTAGACCTGTCTGACAACG GGTTTGACTCGGACCTCCTGACGCTGGTGCCTGCACTTGGCAAGAACAAGTCCCTCAAGCACCTGTTCCTGGGGAAGAACTTCAATGTCAAGGCCAA GACTCTGGAAGAGATCCTTCATAAGCTGGTGCAGCTGATCCaggaggaggactgt TCCCTGCAGTCGCTGTCCGTGGCAGACTCCAGGCTGAAGCTTCGAACCAGCATCCTCATCAACGCCTTAGGCAGCAACACCTGCCTGGCCAAGGTGGATCTGAGCGGCAATGGCATGGAGGACATCGGGGCCAAGATGCTGTCGAAGGCACTGCAGATAAACTCTTCCCTCAG AACCATCCTGTGGGATCGGAACAATACGTCGGCCCTGGGCTTTCTGGACATCGCAAGGGCCCTGGAGAG CAACCACACCCTACGCTTCATGTCCTTCCCTGTGAGCGACATCTCTCAAGCCTACCGCAGCGCCCCTGAGCGCACAGAGGACGTGTGGCAGAAG ATCCAGTGGTGCCTGGTGAGGAACAACCACTCCCAGACATGCCCTCAGGAGCAAGCCTTCAGGCTGCAGCAGGGCCTGGTGACCAGCAGCGCCGAGCAA ATGCTGCAGCGGCTGTGTGGACGAGTGCAGGAGGAGGTGCGGGCCCTGCGGCTGTGTCCCCTGGAGCCTGTACAGGACGAGCTGCTCTACGCCAGGGACCTCATCAAGGACGCCAAGAACTCCCGAGCG CTCTTTCCCAGCCTCTATGAGCTGGGCCACGTGCTGGCCAATGACGGGCCTGTGCGGCAGAGACTGGAGTCAGTAGCCAGTGAGGTGTCCAAAGCTGTGGACAAGGAGCTTCAG gtgATTCTCGAGTCCATGGTCAGCCTAACGCAGGAATTATGCCCTGTGGCCATGCGGGTGGCAGAGGGGCACAACAAGATGCTGAGCAACGTGGCGGAGCGTGTCACCGTGCCCCGGAACTTCATCCGAGGAGCGCTGCTGGAGCAGGCGGGACAGGACATCCAGAACAAGCTGGA TGAGGTGAAGCTCTCCGTCGTCACCTACTTGACCAACTCCATAGTGGATGAGATCCTACAGGAGCTGTACCACTCCCACAAGAGCCTG GCCCGGCACCTGACCCAGCTAAGGACGCTGTCAGATCCACCAGGAGGGGCAAGCCAGGGGCAGGATCCATCTtcccgaggcagaggcaggaaccatgaCCATGAAGAAACAGATGATGAACTTGGGACCAACATT GACACTATGGCCATCAAAAAGCAGAAACGCTGCCGAAAGATCCGGCCAGTGTCTGCCTTCATCA GTGGAAGCCCCCAGGACATGGAAAGCCAACTGGGGAGCCTGGGGATCCCCCCTGGCTGGTTCTCAGGACTTGGGGGCAACCAGCCCACAGCAAGCGGCTCCTGGGAAGGCCTATCTGAGCTACCCACTCATGGCTATAAACTAAGGCATCAAACACAAGGGAGGCCTCGGCCTCCCAGGACCACCCCACCAGGACCTGGTCGGCCCTGT CAGGTACCAGTAGCTGGGCCTCGGCAGGAGAATGGGATGGCCACCCGCCTAGACGAGGGGCTAGAGGACTTCTTCAGCAGAAGGGTCATGGATGAAAGTTCCAG CTACCCCCGGACTCTGAGAACCATGCGGCCAGGCCTCTCAGAGACCCCACTGCCTCCACTCCAGAAGAAGAGGCGGAGAGGACTGTTCCACTTCCGCCGGCCCCGGAGCTTCAAGGGGGACAGGGGACCGGGGTCCCCCACTGCTggactcctcctccctccacccccacctccacccccaactCAGGAGAGCCCTCCCAGCCCAGACCCCCCAAGCCTTGGCAATAACTCATCTCCTTGCTGGAGCCCAGAGGAGGAGAGCAGCCTCCTTCCTGGACTTGGAGGGGCCCGGGGGTCTTCCTTCTGCAGGAAGATG GGCACAGAGAGGCTGGAGGCAGGGGAGGGAGCCCCAGCCGCTGGCACGGCACAGCAACCAAGGGCACACGGTGCTGCCCTTCCTGGCTTGGGAAGAACCAAAGGTTGGAGCTTTGATGGAAAGCGAGAG GGCACAGGCCCAGACCAGGAGGACAGTACCCAGGCCTGGCAGAAACGACGATCTTCGGATGATGCAG GGCCTGGAGCCTGgaagccacccccacccccacaaagcTCCAAGCCAACCTTCAGCGCTATGCGCCGAGCAGAGGCCACATGGCACATAG CTTCTCCTGTCTGCTATCTCCCAGCTGAGGAGAGTGCCCCCAACCACAGCTGCCAAAGCCCTAGCCCAGCTTCCCaggatggagaagaggaaaaggagggagccTTATTCCCAGAGAGGATGGTGCCACCTAGGAATGCCAAG GACCCCCCCATGGGTCCACGCCCCCCTAAGCCAGTGGCTGTGCCCAGGGGCCGCAGGGCCCCCCAGGTGCCGGGAGGCAGGGAAGAGGCTGAGAGTGGCAGCAGCGCTGCCCCAGTCATCAACAAGCCGAGGCTGAGACTGGGCTCCCAGCAAGACCAAGAGGAGCCGGAAGTACAAG GACCCTCTGATCTGGGCCGCCGAACAGCCCCCCTGAAACCCAAGAGAACGAGGCGAGCACAGTCCTGTGACAAACTGGAACCGGAGAGAAGACGACCGCCTGACCCCACAGGGGCCTGTG CAGGAACCAGTGAACCGGGAACAGACTGA